A stretch of the Panicum virgatum strain AP13 chromosome 9N, P.virgatum_v5, whole genome shotgun sequence genome encodes the following:
- the LOC120687223 gene encoding basic blue protein-like, giving the protein MAAQGRGSAARGSGAAVVALVLLCVLLHGEVAESAVYTVGDRGGWGFNSASWPRGKRFRAGDVLVFRYSPKAHNVVPVSAAGYNSCAAPRGVRALTSGNDRVTLKRGVNYFICSFPGHCQAGMKVAVTAA; this is encoded by the exons ATGGCGGCTCAGGGAAGGGGCAGTGCTGCTCGTggcagcggcgccgccgtggtggcGCTGGTCCTCCTCTGCGTGCTCCTCCACGGCGAGGTCGCCGAGTCGGCGGTGTACAccgtcggcgaccgcggcggcTGGGGCTTCAACTCCGCCAGCTGGCCCAGGGGCAAGCGCTTCCGCGCCGGCGACGTGCTGG TGTTCAGGTACAGCCCGAAGGCGCACAACGTGGTGCCGGTGAGCGCGGCCGGGTACAATTCGTGCGCCGCGCCCAGGGGCGTCCGGGCGCTCACCTCCGGCAACGACCGCGTCACGCTGAAGCGCGGCGTCAACTACTTCATCTGCAGCTTCCCGGGCCACTGCCAGGCCGGCATGAAGgtcgccgtcaccgccgcctga